Proteins encoded within one genomic window of Glycine soja cultivar W05 chromosome 1, ASM419377v2, whole genome shotgun sequence:
- the LOC114420565 gene encoding probable polyol transporter 6 gives MSLEDKNAGGQQFMENGDNHKGLNKYACASVLAANIVSAIFGYVVGVMTGALIFIKEDLQISDLQVQLLAGTLHLCALPGSMVAGRASDYIGRRYTIILASITFLLGTTLMGYGPSYLILMIGNCIVGIGVGFALVVAPVYSAEISPPSYRGFFTSLPELSSNIGVLLAFMSNYFLENLSLRLGWRMMMVLPSIPSFGLVILMLKLVESPRWLVMQGRVGEARKVLLLVSNTKEEAEQRLRDIKGIVGIDENCTLDIVQVPKNTRSGAGALKEMFCNPSPPVRRILIAAIGLHFFMRIDGYGGFLLYIPRVFERTGITDKSTLMLATVGMGITKVVFAFVSMFLSDRVGRRILLLISAGGMVVTLLGLGICLTIVEHSKEKLVWATTLTVIFTYIFMGIACTGVGPVTWVYSSEILPLRFRAQGLGVCVVVNRLTNVVVVSSFISIYKTITMGGIFFVFTGINALALLFYSSLPETKGRSLEDMEIIFGRSSK, from the exons atgtctttGGAAGATAAAAACGCAGGCGGCCAACAGTTCATGGAAAACGGGGACAACCATAAAGGGCTCAACAAGTATGCCTGTGCCTCTGTGTTAGCTGCCAATATTGTCTCTGCTATATTTGGTTACG TTGTGGGGGTGATGACCGGAGCACTCATATTCATAAAGGAAGATCTTCAAATCAGTGACCTACAAGTACAACTCCTCGCAGGCACATTACATTTGTGCGCCCTACCAGGAAGCATGGTTGCAGGAAGAGCATCTGATTATATAGGTCGACGCTACACCATCATTCTAGCATCCATCACCTTCTTATTGGGCACAACTCTAATGGGGTATGGTCCATCGTATCTAATCTTAATGATTGGAAACTGCATTGTTGGAATTGGTGTGGGTTTTGCCCTAGTAGTTGCACCAGTTTACAGCGCAGAGATTTCACCTCCTTCTTACAGAGGCTTTTTTACCTCTCTCCCAGAACTCTCCTCGAACATAGGAGTCCTCCTTGCCTTTATGTCAAACTatttccttgaaaatttgtcacTGAGACTTGGGTGGAGGATGATGATGGTGCTTCCTTCAATTCCTTCATTTGGTCTTGTCATTCTCATGTTGAAATTGGTGGAGTCTCCAAGGTGGTTAGTGATGCAAGGACGTGTAGGTGAGGCTAGGAAAGTGCTTTTACTAGTATCTAATACAAAGGAAGAAGCTGAACAACGGTTGAGGGACATAAAAGGTATTGTTGGCATTGATGAAAACTGCACCCTAGACATTGTTCAGGTTCCAAAGAATACTCGCAGTGGTGCAGGAGCTCTGAAGGAAATGTTCTGTAATCCTTCACCACCTGTGCGTAGGATACTGATTGCAGCGATTGGACTTCACTTTTTCATGCGGATTGATGGATATGGAggttttttgttatatattccaAGGGTGTTTGAGAGAACAGGAATCACTGACAAGAGCACGCTCATGCTAGCCACCGTTGGTATGGGAATTACCAAAGTTGTATTTGCATTCGTATCAATGTTCTTGTCGGATAGAGTTGGGAGGAGGATTCTCTTGCTGATTAGTGCAGGTGGTATGGTTGTGACCCTTTTAGGGCTAGGTATTTGTTTAACCATAGTGGAGCACTCCAAAGAAAAATTAGTTTGGGCAACAACCTTAACCGTTATTTTTACCTACATATTTATGGGCATTGCGTGCACCGGAGTAGGACCAGTGACATGGGTTTATAGCTCCGAAATACTTCCCCTTAGGTTCAGAGCTCAAGGCCTTGGTGTCTGTGTGGTTGTGAACAGACTCACAAATGTGGTAGTGGTTTCAAGTTTCATTTCGATTTATAAAACCATAACAATGGGTGGAATTTTCTTTGTGTTTACCGGTATCAATGCTTTGGCTTTGTTGTTCTACTCATCTTTGCCTGAAACCAAAGGAAGATCATTAGAAGATATGGAGATTATCTTTGGAAGAAGTTCAAAGTAA
- the LOC114420557 gene encoding plant-specific TFIIB-related protein 1-like, whose translation MKCPYCSAAQGRCATTSSGRSITECTSCGRVVEERQSHPHHVFHVRAQDNPLCLVTSDLALPALNQNNEEEDPFEPTGFITAFSTWALEPSPLYLQSSLSFSGYLAELERTLESSSSSSSSSSSSSLSSTVVVDNLRAYMQIIDVASILGLDCDISDHAFQLFRDCCSATCLRNRSVESLATAALVQAIREAQEPRTLQEISIAANVPQKEIGKYIKILGEALQLSQPINSNSISVHMPRFCTLLQLNKSAQELATHIGEVVINKCFCTRRNPISISAAAIYLACQLEDKRKTQAEICKVTGLTEVTLRKVYKELLENWDDLLPSNYTPAVPPERAFPTTVIASGRSSTAKVDAVEVISSLDSEKLPDIKPSKPSEVSGMVHQSRGMDEAEGKSNAHASHSTPNQQSTFWQSQLRSGTHNHQNVLQGMDIDVLQRNHQRPEHMAEDTNGAANGSSLKSNNQLCSPPASSASSVMRQFSAPPSSGPSNVRLVQSPKIMPGYPEH comes from the exons ATGAAGTGCCCGTACTGTTCGGCGGCGCAGGGGCGTTGCGCCACCACGAGCAGCGGGCGTTCGATCACGGAATGCACGTCTTGCGGGCGCGTGGTGGAAGAGCGACAGTCGCATCCCCACCACGTGTTCCACGTGCGCGCCCAGGACAACCCTCTGTGTCTGGTCACATCGGATCTCGCTCTCCCCGCGCTCAATCAAAACAACGAGGAGGAGGACCCTTTCGAGCCCACGGGCTTCATCACCGCCTTCTCCACCTGGGCCCTCGAGCCCAGCCCACTCTACCTCCAGTCATCCCTCTCCTTCTCTGGCTACCTCGCCGAGCTCGAACGCACTCtggaatcatcatcatcatcctctTCCTCcagttcttcttcttcgttgtcGTCGACGGTGGTGGTTGATAATTTGAGGGCGTACATGCAGATTATCGATGTGGCGTCAATTCTAGGGTTGGACTGCGATATCTCCGACCACGCTTTTCAGTTATTCAGGGATTGTTGCTCCGCTACGTGTTTGAGAAACCGCAGTGTGGAGTCGCTTGCTACTGCAGCTCTTGTTCAGGCCATTAGAGAGGCTCAAGAGCCCAGAACCCTTCAG GAAATTTCAATTGCAGCCAATGTACCGCAAAAGGAAATTGGGAAATACATCAAGATACTGGGAGAGGCTTTGCAGCTAAGTCAACCTATTAACAGCAATTCCATCTCAGTTCATATGCCAAGATTTTGCACGCTTCTTCAGCTCAATAAATCTGCTCAG GAACTGGCTACTCACATAGGAGAGGTTGTGATCAACAAATGCTTCTGCACTCGCAGGAATCCGATTAGCATCTCAGCTGCTGCTATATATTTGGCTTGCCAACTTGAAGACAAACGCAAAACCCAGGCAGAAATTTGTAAGGTAACTGGTCTTACTGAGGTCACTCTCCGTAAAGTGTACAAGGAACTATTGGAGAATTGGGATGATTTGCTTCCCTCTAATTACACCCCAGCTGTTCCTCCAGAGAGGGCATTTCCCACAACGGTAATTGCCTCTGGTCGTTCTTCAACAGCTAAGGTTGATGCTGTAGAGGTTATTTCTTCTTTGGACTCAGAAAAGTTGCCGGATATTAAACCTAGCAAACCTAGTGAGGTCTCAGGCATGGTTCATCAGTCCAGAGGGATGGATGAGGCTGAAGGTAAAAGCAATGCTCATGCAAGCCATTCCACACCGAATCAACAGTCAACTTTTTGGCAATCCCAGCTTCGTAGTGGGACACACAATCATCAGAATGTTTTGCAAGGAATGGATATCGATGTATTGCAGCGAAACCACCAACGGCCAGAACACATGGCAGAGGATACAAATGGTGCTGCCAATGGTAGTTCTCTAAAATCAAACAACCAACTATGCAGTCCTCCTGCTTCTAGTGCAAGTTCTGTTATGAGGCAGTTTTCAGCTCCCCCTTCATCTGGGCCTTCAAATGTTAGATTAGTACAGTCACCTAAGATAATGCCAGGTTATCCGGAGCactga
- the LOC114420575 gene encoding uncharacterized protein LOC114420575 produces the protein MKDEDGLPTTAATKKESMDSSLFGKGRYKFWALAAILLLAFWSMFTGTVSLRWSGTLNSLSSDIDTPIHDDLDVLEMEEREKVVRHMWDVYTNSRRVRLPRFWQEAFEAAYEDLTSDVTEVRDAAVTEIAKMSVRSIHFDPPPLQSTSAREFSKSLKQAEKGKDATT, from the exons ATGAAGGATGAGGACGGGCTTCCGACGACCGCCGCCACGAAGAAGGAAAGCATGGATTCGAGTCTGTTTGGGAAAGGGAGGTACAAATTCTGGGCGTTAGCGGCCATCTTGCTTCTGGCGTTCTGGTCCATGTTCACCGGCACCGTCTCGCTCCGCTGGTCCGGCACTCTCAATTCCCTTTCCAGCGACATCGACACTCCCATCCACGACGACCTCGATGTTCTC GAAATGGAGGAGAGGGAGAAGGTGGTGAGGCACATGTGGGATGTGTACACCAACAGTCGCAGGGTGAGGTTGCCGAGGTTCTGGCAAGAGGCCTTCGAGGCTGCCTATGAGGATTTGACGAGCGATGTCACTGAGGTCAGAGACGCTGCCGTCACCGAGATCGCCAAGATGTCTGTTCGCTCCATTCATTTTGATCCACCTCCTCTTCAATCCAcg AGTGCCCGAGAATTTAGCAAGAGCCTTAAGCAAGCCGAGAAAGGAAAAGATGCAACAACCTAA